In Flavobacterium cerinum, one genomic interval encodes:
- a CDS encoding ABC1 kinase family protein, with amino-acid sequence MKTLNKIPTNKMERAGALVKTGLKVGGNYLAYYGEKMVNPSLSKEKLNENNAEDIYDGLKNLKGSALKVAQMLSMEKNIMPKAYVEKFSLAQFSVPPLSAPLVRKTFKKYQGDYPEALYDTFTPDSVNAASIGQVHKATKNGKQLAVKIQYPGVADSISSDLAIVKPFAIKMFNLQGKDSDKYFKEVEQKLLEETDYKLELKQGVAIAKACAAIENLKFPVYYPEWSSEKIITMDWMEGLHLSEFAAINNDQAKGDRIGQALWDFYMFQMHTLKQVHADPHPGNFLVDTEGNLVAIDFGCIKQVPEDFYIPYFELARPEVINNPEQFREKLYELEILRPDDTEEEIAYFSDLFHQLLSLFTQPFHGDYFDFSNAEFFENIAKMGEAFSKDTQLRKMNGNRGSKHFLYINRTFFGLYNLLHDLKARIDTRNFEKYTVS; translated from the coding sequence ATGAAAACACTCAATAAAATCCCGACAAACAAAATGGAACGGGCAGGAGCTCTTGTGAAAACCGGATTGAAAGTAGGAGGAAATTATCTGGCCTATTATGGCGAAAAAATGGTAAATCCGTCATTGAGTAAAGAGAAGCTCAATGAGAATAATGCGGAAGATATCTATGACGGATTAAAAAACCTGAAAGGAAGTGCGCTTAAAGTAGCGCAAATGTTGAGTATGGAAAAAAACATTATGCCGAAAGCATATGTGGAAAAATTTTCATTGGCTCAATTCTCCGTACCGCCATTGTCGGCTCCGCTAGTGCGAAAAACATTTAAAAAATATCAAGGCGACTATCCGGAAGCGTTATACGACACTTTTACACCCGATTCAGTTAACGCAGCGAGTATCGGACAAGTACATAAGGCAACTAAAAACGGAAAACAACTGGCCGTAAAAATCCAGTATCCCGGAGTAGCCGACAGTATTAGTTCGGATCTGGCAATTGTAAAACCTTTTGCAATAAAAATGTTTAACCTTCAGGGAAAAGATTCTGATAAATATTTTAAAGAAGTCGAACAAAAACTACTTGAAGAAACTGATTATAAACTGGAATTAAAACAAGGTGTGGCTATCGCCAAAGCCTGTGCGGCTATAGAAAATCTGAAATTCCCGGTATATTATCCGGAATGGTCATCCGAAAAGATCATCACAATGGATTGGATGGAAGGACTACATTTATCGGAGTTTGCGGCTATCAATAATGATCAGGCTAAAGGAGACCGAATCGGACAGGCATTGTGGGATTTTTATATGTTCCAGATGCATACTTTAAAACAGGTTCACGCCGATCCGCATCCGGGAAATTTCCTTGTGGATACTGAAGGTAATCTGGTTGCAATCGATTTTGGTTGTATCAAACAGGTTCCGGAAGATTTTTATATTCCGTATTTTGAATTGGCTCGACCGGAAGTGATTAATAATCCCGAACAATTCCGCGAAAAACTCTATGAACTCGAGATATTAAGACCGGATGATACAGAAGAAGAAATAGCTTATTTCTCCGATTTATTCCATCAGCTGTTAAGTTTGTTTACACAACCGTTTCACGGTGATTATTTTGATTTTTCTAATGCAGAATTTTTCGAAAATATTGCCAAAATGGGAGAAGCTTTTTCTAAAGATACACAACTCAGAAAAATGAACGGAAACCGGGGATCCAAACACTTTTTATATATCAACAGGACTTTTTTCGGATTGTATAATCTGTTACACGACCTGAAAGCACGGATTGATACCCGAAATTTTGAAAAATATACAGTTTCCTGA
- a CDS encoding ABC transporter ATP-binding protein, with translation MLHVKNISFGYNEKTIIKNIDFTIEKGQHIAVIGESGCGKSTLLKLIYGLYDLDEGQIFWNGTEVLGPKFHLVPGMPFMKYLAQDFDLMPYVTVAENVGKFLSNFYPEEKKQRIKELLEIVEMTEYADVKAKFLSGGQQQRVALARVLALEPEVLMLDEPFSHIDNFRKNALRRNLFAYLKAKKITCIVATHDSTDALSFADETFVLYDGKIVDRGPSTIVYNNPVNKYTASLFGEVNELKLSDIVEVDGEDETVLLYPHQLRVVENGKMKVIAKQSYYKGSHYLIKGVFERKVIFFENDTELELNQEVTLMIS, from the coding sequence ATGCTACACGTTAAAAATATATCGTTCGGTTATAACGAAAAAACGATAATTAAAAATATAGATTTTACCATCGAAAAAGGACAGCATATAGCGGTTATCGGTGAAAGCGGATGCGGAAAGAGTACGCTTTTAAAATTGATTTATGGCTTATATGATCTGGATGAAGGACAGATTTTTTGGAATGGTACTGAAGTACTCGGACCGAAATTTCATTTGGTTCCGGGTATGCCGTTTATGAAATACCTGGCTCAGGATTTTGATCTGATGCCCTATGTGACAGTGGCGGAAAATGTCGGAAAGTTTTTATCTAATTTTTATCCGGAAGAAAAAAAGCAACGTATAAAGGAATTATTGGAAATTGTTGAAATGACGGAATATGCAGATGTTAAAGCAAAATTCCTAAGTGGCGGTCAACAACAACGGGTGGCATTAGCCAGGGTTTTAGCATTGGAGCCGGAAGTGTTAATGTTGGATGAGCCGTTTAGCCATATTGACAATTTTAGAAAAAATGCATTGCGCCGTAATTTGTTTGCTTATCTGAAAGCAAAAAAAATTACTTGTATTGTGGCAACACATGATAGTACGGATGCGCTGTCTTTTGCTGATGAAACTTTTGTGTTGTATGACGGCAAGATTGTCGATCGCGGACCTTCTACGATTGTCTATAATAACCCGGTGAATAAATATACGGCTTCTCTTTTCGGGGAAGTGAATGAATTAAAACTTTCGGATATTGTTGAAGTAGATGGTGAAGATGAAACCGTATTGTTATATCCGCATCAGTTACGGGTGGTGGAAAACGGTAAAATGAAAGTAATAGCAAAACAATCCTATTATAAAGGAAGCCATTATTTGATTAAAGGTGTTTTTGAACGTAAAGTAATCTTTTTTGAAAACGATACGGAACTGGAACTTAATCAGGAAGTAACTTTAATGATCAGTTAA
- a CDS encoding S9 family peptidase → MKLIYKSVLFLLLGATPLFAQENITYQKPPASILQLADFERAPSVSMDTKKEWMLLTYRNTYKTLDDLNQEELRLGGLRINPVTNISSTVTYLNNIKVRRFKDKNVIQVQGLPQNPKISNLSWSPDEKKIAFTHTTATGIELWILDIANAKATKLTDANLNANLGNPMSWFRDGQSLLVKMLPKNRPALIDAKKDLPNGPIISNSEGKVSQNRTYQDLLKNRTDEANFENITTSELYRIGLDGKSTLFKAADMYAGESFSPDGNYLMVTTIQKPFSYIVPLNRFPQKTVVYDNNGKEVKVVNQVPLTEIMPKGFMATRTGKRSMGWRNDTPATLFFVEALDEGNPENKVAYRDELYLWNAPFTSNPTSLAKTQQRFQGIVWGNDKIAVLKDYWYDTRNEKTYLINPSNPSESPKLVWDRNEQDIYSDPGNFETVKNSYGKHVLALENDNAFLIGAGYTKNGQFPFIDEFNIKTLKTKRLYQSAYTDKKEDILSIEDFKKGDALVQIQSKSEFPNYYFRNIKKKNQLTQITDFKNPFESIKNVYKEVIKYKRKDGVELSGTLYLPAGYDRTAKKEKLPLLIWAYPTEYKDKNSAGQTSSNPNEFTFPYYGSFIYWVTRGYAVLDDAAFPIIGEGKTEPNDTFIPQLVGNAEAAIDAVDKLGYINRKKVAVGGHSYGAFMTANLLTHSNLFACGIARSGAYNRTLTPFGFQSEQRNYWEVPNIYNEMSPFMNAEKMKTPLLLVHGEADNNPGTFTLQTERYFQALKGLGAPARMVILPKESHGYVAKENIFHLLWEQDQFLEKYLKN, encoded by the coding sequence ATGAAGTTAATTTACAAATCGGTTTTATTTCTGCTATTAGGTGCTACACCGCTTTTTGCGCAGGAAAACATTACCTATCAGAAACCTCCGGCCAGCATTTTACAATTGGCAGACTTTGAACGCGCACCCTCTGTTTCTATGGACACCAAGAAAGAATGGATGTTATTAACCTATCGCAACACTTATAAAACTTTGGATGATCTAAATCAGGAGGAACTCCGATTAGGTGGTTTACGTATCAATCCGGTTACCAACATCTCAAGTACGGTTACCTACCTCAACAACATAAAAGTAAGACGTTTTAAAGACAAAAACGTAATTCAAGTACAAGGATTACCTCAAAATCCAAAGATCAGTAACCTTTCCTGGTCACCGGATGAGAAAAAAATTGCTTTCACCCATACAACTGCTACCGGAATTGAATTATGGATTCTGGATATAGCCAATGCCAAAGCAACAAAGCTTACCGATGCCAATCTGAATGCTAATTTAGGTAATCCGATGAGTTGGTTTCGTGACGGACAAAGCCTTTTGGTAAAAATGCTTCCGAAAAACAGACCGGCCTTAATCGATGCTAAAAAAGATTTACCAAACGGTCCGATCATTTCCAACAGTGAAGGAAAGGTATCTCAAAACAGGACTTATCAGGATCTGTTGAAGAACCGAACTGATGAAGCCAATTTCGAAAACATCACAACTTCTGAGTTATACCGTATCGGTTTGGATGGAAAAAGCACACTTTTCAAAGCAGCCGATATGTATGCCGGGGAGAGTTTTTCACCTGACGGAAATTATCTGATGGTTACAACAATCCAAAAACCGTTTTCGTATATCGTACCGTTAAACCGTTTTCCTCAAAAAACCGTTGTGTATGACAATAACGGAAAAGAAGTTAAAGTTGTAAATCAAGTTCCTCTAACCGAGATTATGCCAAAAGGTTTTATGGCTACCCGCACCGGAAAAAGATCGATGGGATGGAGAAACGATACTCCTGCCACTTTGTTTTTCGTAGAAGCACTTGACGAAGGAAATCCTGAAAATAAAGTAGCTTACCGAGACGAACTTTATTTATGGAATGCTCCTTTCACATCAAATCCGACATCATTAGCCAAAACACAACAACGTTTCCAAGGAATCGTTTGGGGCAACGATAAGATTGCAGTTCTTAAAGATTACTGGTACGACACCCGTAACGAGAAAACTTACCTGATCAATCCATCTAATCCTTCCGAATCACCGAAACTGGTATGGGACAGAAACGAACAGGATATTTATTCTGATCCGGGGAATTTTGAAACGGTAAAAAACAGTTATGGCAAACATGTATTGGCATTAGAAAATGACAATGCTTTTTTAATTGGTGCCGGCTATACAAAAAACGGACAATTCCCTTTTATTGATGAATTCAACATCAAAACCTTAAAAACAAAACGTTTATATCAATCGGCTTATACCGACAAAAAAGAAGACATTCTTTCTATAGAAGATTTCAAAAAAGGAGATGCTTTAGTACAGATTCAGTCGAAAAGCGAATTCCCGAACTATTATTTCCGAAACATCAAAAAGAAAAACCAGCTAACACAGATAACGGATTTTAAAAACCCGTTTGAAAGTATTAAGAATGTTTACAAGGAAGTCATTAAATACAAACGTAAAGACGGTGTCGAATTATCCGGAACGCTTTATTTACCGGCCGGTTATGATCGCACTGCTAAAAAAGAAAAACTACCGTTATTAATCTGGGCTTACCCTACGGAATATAAAGATAAAAACAGTGCCGGACAAACATCTTCTAACCCGAACGAATTTACATTCCCGTATTACGGTTCATTTATTTATTGGGTGACGCGAGGTTATGCTGTTTTGGATGATGCTGCTTTCCCAATTATCGGAGAAGGAAAAACGGAACCGAACGACACTTTTATTCCGCAATTGGTTGGTAATGCCGAAGCTGCTATTGATGCTGTTGACAAATTGGGTTACATCAACCGTAAAAAAGTTGCTGTAGGCGGTCACTCTTACGGTGCTTTTATGACTGCTAACTTATTAACCCATTCTAATTTATTTGCCTGCGGAATTGCAAGAAGCGGGGCTTACAACCGAACGTTAACCCCATTTGGATTCCAAAGTGAACAGCGTAATTACTGGGAAGTACCGAACATTTATAATGAAATGTCTCCTTTTATGAATGCTGAAAAAATGAAAACGCCACTTTTGTTAGTACATGGTGAAGCCGATAATAATCCGGGAACTTTTACATTACAAACCGAGCGTTATTTCCAGGCGTTAAAAGGTTTAGGTGCACCGGCCAGAATGGTTATCCTTCCGAAAGAATCACACGGATATGTAGCTAAAGAAAACATCTTTCACCTGCTTTGGGAACAAGATCAGTTTTTGGAAAAATATCTTAAAAATTAA
- a CDS encoding 3-oxoacyl-ACP synthase III family protein translates to MYQSKISGLGYYVPENVVTNDDLSKIMDTNDEWIQERTGIQERRHVIRGEDTTTTMGVKAAKIAIERSGVAKEDIDFVVFATLSPDYYFPGPGVAVQRDLGLKTVGALDVRNQCSGFVYAISVADQFIKTGMYKNILVIGSEVHSTGLDMTTRGRGVSVIFGDGAGAAVLSRSEKPGQGILSTHLHSEGEHADELVLKAPGMGKRWVTDILADNDPNDESYYPYMNGQFVFKNAVVRFSEVIMEGLQANNLQVSDIDMLIPHQANLRISQFIQHKFQLSDDQVHNNIQKYGNTTAASIPIALTEAWEQGKIKEGDTVVLAAFGSGFTWASAIIKW, encoded by the coding sequence ATGTATCAGTCAAAAATTTCAGGATTAGGTTATTATGTTCCGGAAAATGTGGTAACGAATGATGATTTGTCAAAAATTATGGATACCAATGATGAGTGGATTCAGGAGCGAACCGGTATTCAGGAAAGACGTCATGTGATTAGAGGTGAAGATACCACGACAACCATGGGTGTTAAAGCGGCAAAGATTGCGATAGAGCGTTCGGGTGTTGCCAAAGAAGATATTGATTTTGTAGTTTTCGCGACTTTAAGTCCGGATTATTATTTTCCGGGACCGGGTGTAGCCGTACAGCGGGATTTAGGCTTGAAAACGGTTGGAGCATTGGATGTTCGGAATCAGTGTTCCGGATTTGTTTATGCAATTTCCGTAGCCGATCAGTTTATCAAAACCGGGATGTATAAAAATATTCTGGTAATCGGATCAGAAGTACATTCTACCGGTTTGGATATGACGACCCGAGGTAGAGGAGTATCTGTGATATTTGGAGATGGTGCCGGAGCAGCGGTTTTAAGCCGAAGTGAAAAACCGGGTCAGGGAATATTGTCAACTCATTTACATTCGGAAGGAGAACATGCAGATGAACTGGTGTTAAAAGCACCGGGAATGGGGAAACGTTGGGTTACGGATATCCTGGCTGATAACGATCCGAACGATGAAAGTTATTATCCGTATATGAACGGACAGTTTGTATTTAAAAATGCTGTAGTTCGTTTTAGTGAAGTGATCATGGAAGGCCTACAGGCAAATAATCTGCAAGTATCGGATATTGATATGTTGATTCCGCATCAGGCCAATTTGAGAATCTCGCAGTTTATTCAGCATAAATTCCAACTTTCGGACGATCAGGTGCATAATAACATTCAGAAATACGGAAATACGACAGCGGCTTCTATTCCGATTGCGTTGACAGAAGCCTGGGAACAAGGAAAAATTAAAGAAGGGGATACGGTTGTACTAGCAGCTTTCGGTAGTGGATTTACCTGGGCAAGTGCTATTATTAAATGGTAA
- a CDS encoding sterol desaturase family protein, producing MKHKIIHNKGQAQLFRNKYLEMLTKTHPAVIWSMYIPILGALLFTAHRNYHIEVRNVVYLFFGGMIYWTFFEYIAHRYLFHFISDNPRMKRISYVLHGNHHEYPRDRDRLFMPPVPSLILATSLFLLHYLLLWEYTWAFFPGFMFGYLLYASMHYAIHAFAPPFKFMKPLWRNHHLHHYKDEHLGFGVSNTFWDRIFGTMFDLTKNAEDPEKTKALQFEKKK from the coding sequence ATGAAGCACAAGATTATTCATAACAAAGGTCAGGCGCAACTTTTTAGGAACAAATATCTGGAAATGCTCACTAAAACTCATCCGGCTGTAATCTGGAGTATGTATATTCCGATATTGGGTGCCTTATTATTTACAGCACACCGAAATTATCATATTGAAGTCCGAAATGTAGTTTATCTGTTTTTCGGAGGAATGATATACTGGACTTTCTTCGAATATATTGCACATCGTTACCTTTTTCATTTTATTTCCGATAATCCGCGAATGAAAAGGATCTCATATGTCTTACATGGTAATCATCATGAATATCCGCGAGATCGGGATCGCTTGTTTATGCCGCCCGTACCCAGTCTGATTCTGGCTACCAGTCTGTTCTTATTGCATTATCTTCTGTTATGGGAGTACACCTGGGCTTTTTTTCCGGGTTTTATGTTTGGTTATTTATTGTATGCATCAATGCATTACGCGATCCATGCCTTTGCTCCGCCTTTTAAGTTTATGAAACCCTTGTGGCGCAATCATCATCTCCATCATTATAAAGATGAGCACCTGGGGTTTGGTGTTAGTAATACTTTTTGGGATCGTATTTTCGGAACCATGTTTGATCTGACTAAAAATGCAGAAGATCCGGAAAAAACAAAAGCATTACAATTTGAAAAGAAAAAATAA
- a CDS encoding TonB-dependent receptor domain-containing protein — protein MKLKLFLICVLTAIGNLYAQNPGSVSGKVSDKASKEPISYATIAIKENNKVVTGGITEDNGSFNITGLAPKSYVLEIQYMGYKTFTRNFTITPENKSVALGSIGLESEAKQLEGVTVVAERSTIEQKIDRKVINVGRDLTTAGATASEIMNNIPSVNVDQDGKISLRGNENVRILVDGKPTNMDASQLLKQIPSTSIKKIELITNPSAKYNPEGMSGIINIVLHKNSNNGFNGNFNTGITFADVPKYNNTLDMNYRTGKVNFFGTYGNTLGERLNWGEINQFDDNSLQLFDIKNDNKTHMFKAGMDFYINDKNTISAYTNQSFTSGLGNVRTDLSFPNSANNITQKDIYDTDNVNSTYNLAFKHLFAKEGHTLDVEANYNYTKSNQDASFNPTGGGLSPYADYIKDNRKSTIINVDYVNPLNEKSTLEMGAEARLMRTDNNYLTSRFNTPNANFNYDVDIYSFYTTFGQKFKKFSYQLGARLESYKVQADYYQNGQNAPFKNDYITVYPSAYMTYTPTDKNQFQISLSRRVDRPSVEQTKPIREFSTPRVTSIGNPELVPQFTNSVEVNYTRMLKNGSVTAGVYYRDINDEITRTFYPDPNADPDTKKIIMSYTNFDKNLAYGFEVSANYKFNSWWDVQPSIDFSNIRQKGVVAVKNEVTGDFDYTLKQIDAAAFNARLNNNFKATKSLRFSLFGFYRGPVDGVQANSKAMYKIDAGSRYSFWENKASLSVRFNDIFKTMRYGFESVNPYPGEGEFRWESQSLFVGFNYMFGGGKNRALQRKQREDNTKQSSGGMF, from the coding sequence ATGAAACTAAAACTATTTTTAATCTGTGTACTTACCGCAATCGGTAATCTTTACGCCCAAAATCCGGGTTCTGTCTCCGGTAAGGTGAGCGATAAAGCTTCTAAGGAGCCTATATCCTATGCCACTATTGCTATTAAAGAGAACAACAAAGTAGTTACCGGAGGTATTACAGAAGATAACGGTTCGTTTAACATTACCGGACTGGCACCAAAATCGTATGTATTGGAAATCCAATATATGGGTTACAAAACATTTACCCGAAACTTTACCATCACTCCGGAAAACAAATCGGTAGCTTTAGGAAGTATCGGACTGGAATCGGAGGCAAAACAATTAGAAGGGGTTACCGTAGTTGCGGAACGTTCGACAATTGAACAGAAAATCGACCGAAAAGTAATTAACGTAGGGCGTGATTTAACAACTGCCGGTGCTACTGCATCTGAAATTATGAACAACATTCCGTCTGTTAACGTAGATCAGGACGGTAAAATCTCATTACGCGGTAACGAAAACGTAAGAATTTTGGTTGACGGAAAACCGACGAATATGGATGCGTCTCAATTATTAAAACAAATCCCGTCGACTTCTATTAAAAAAATTGAATTAATCACGAATCCGTCTGCGAAATACAATCCGGAGGGAATGTCCGGAATCATCAATATCGTATTGCATAAAAATTCGAATAACGGATTTAACGGTAACTTTAATACCGGAATTACTTTTGCTGATGTTCCGAAATACAACAATACTTTAGACATGAACTACCGTACGGGAAAAGTGAACTTTTTTGGTACTTACGGTAATACATTAGGCGAACGATTAAACTGGGGAGAAATCAATCAGTTTGACGACAACTCTTTACAGCTTTTTGATATCAAAAACGATAACAAAACGCATATGTTTAAAGCCGGAATGGATTTTTACATCAATGATAAAAACACGATTTCAGCTTATACCAACCAAAGCTTTACCAGCGGTTTAGGAAATGTACGTACTGATCTATCTTTCCCAAATTCGGCTAATAACATTACACAAAAGGATATTTACGATACAGATAACGTAAACAGTACATATAACCTGGCTTTCAAACATTTGTTTGCAAAAGAAGGACACACTTTGGATGTAGAAGCGAACTATAATTATACTAAAAGCAATCAGGATGCTTCTTTTAACCCGACAGGTGGTGGTTTAAGTCCTTATGCAGATTATATAAAAGACAATCGTAAAAGCACGATCATCAACGTAGATTATGTAAATCCGTTGAATGAAAAATCGACTTTAGAAATGGGAGCTGAAGCACGTTTAATGCGTACTGACAACAACTACCTGACATCACGTTTCAACACGCCGAATGCGAATTTCAACTATGATGTGGATATTTATTCCTTCTATACGACATTCGGTCAGAAATTTAAAAAATTCAGTTATCAGCTTGGTGCTCGTTTGGAAAGCTATAAAGTTCAGGCGGATTATTACCAAAACGGTCAGAATGCACCTTTTAAAAACGATTATATTACCGTATATCCATCGGCTTATATGACGTATACCCCTACGGATAAAAACCAGTTTCAAATCAGTTTGAGTCGTCGTGTTGATCGTCCGAGTGTAGAGCAAACTAAACCGATCCGTGAATTCAGTACGCCAAGAGTAACTTCTATCGGTAACCCGGAATTGGTTCCGCAGTTTACAAATTCAGTTGAAGTAAACTATACCCGAATGTTGAAAAACGGTTCTGTAACAGCGGGCGTATATTACCGTGACATCAATGATGAAATCACTCGTACTTTCTACCCGGACCCGAATGCTGATCCGGACACTAAAAAGATCATCATGAGTTATACCAATTTCGACAAAAACCTGGCTTATGGCTTCGAAGTTTCGGCTAATTACAAATTCAACTCGTGGTGGGATGTTCAACCTAGTATCGACTTCTCTAACATCCGTCAGAAAGGTGTTGTAGCTGTCAAAAATGAGGTAACCGGTGATTTCGATTATACTTTAAAACAAATCGATGCAGCTGCGTTTAACGCTCGTTTAAATAACAATTTCAAAGCTACTAAGAGCTTACGTTTCTCTTTATTCGGATTCTATAGAGGCCCGGTAGACGGTGTTCAGGCCAACAGTAAAGCCATGTACAAAATCGATGCAGGAAGCCGTTACAGTTTCTGGGAAAACAAAGCTTCTTTAAGTGTTCGTTTTAACGATATCTTTAAGACAATGCGATACGGTTTTGAAAGCGTTAACCCTTATCCGGGAGAAGGTGAATTCCGTTGGGAAAGTCAATCGTTATTCGTTGGTTTCAACTATATGTTCGGTGGTGGTAAAAACAGAGCATTACAACGTAAGCAACGTGAAGACAACACAAAACAAAGCAGCGGCGGAATGTTTTAA
- the argS gene encoding arginine--tRNA ligase encodes MTLSHILTPHIQKAVQALFDVTLEKVEFQVTRREFEGDITMVIFPLLKLIKSNPVELGSKIGQYLVDNTNEVVRFNVVSGFLNIVIDDTYYLNFFNTIKGDKQYGFRTPKEGDKAIMVEYSSPNTNKPLHLGHVRNNLLGFSVAEILRASGKKVYKTQIINDRGIHICKSMLAWQKFGQNQTPESTGLKGDKLVGNFYVTFDKEYKSQISELMEQGKTEEEAKKQAPIILEAQEMLRKWEAGDAEVVALWKKMNQWVYDGFAVTYKNLGVDFDKEYFESNTYLLGKDVVQIGLEKGVFYKKEDGSVWIDLTADGLDEKLVLRSDGTAVYMTQDIGTAIQRVKDFPDVGGMVYTVGNEQDYHFKVLFLILKKLGFDWAESLYHLSYGMVELPSGKMKSREGTVVDADDLMEEMTDTAQTISEELGKLDGYTDAEKQALYRVIGMGALKYFMLKVDPKKSMLFNPKESVDFAGNTGPFIQYTYARIQSILRKADFNLDETLTVTLHEKEKELLKQIELYPEVIQNAASHHSPALIANYTYDLVKEYNSFYQSVSILGEEDQNKKIFRVQLSEKVGAIIKSAFELLGIQVPERM; translated from the coding sequence ATGACATTATCACATATTCTTACGCCCCATATACAGAAAGCAGTTCAGGCTTTATTTGATGTTACACTTGAAAAAGTTGAATTTCAGGTTACGCGCAGGGAGTTTGAAGGTGATATTACGATGGTTATTTTTCCGCTTTTAAAACTAATTAAAAGTAATCCGGTAGAACTGGGTTCTAAAATCGGACAATACCTGGTGGATAATACAAATGAAGTAGTGCGTTTTAACGTAGTTTCAGGATTCCTGAATATTGTAATTGATGATACGTACTATCTGAATTTTTTCAATACAATTAAAGGTGATAAACAATATGGCTTCCGCACTCCGAAAGAGGGCGATAAAGCTATTATGGTAGAATATTCATCTCCTAATACAAACAAACCGTTGCATTTGGGACACGTTCGTAATAACTTATTAGGTTTTTCCGTGGCTGAAATCCTAAGAGCATCGGGTAAAAAAGTATATAAGACACAAATCATCAACGACAGAGGGATTCATATCTGTAAATCCATGTTGGCGTGGCAGAAATTCGGACAAAATCAGACACCGGAAAGTACCGGATTAAAAGGAGATAAACTGGTAGGAAATTTTTATGTAACTTTTGATAAAGAATATAAAAGTCAGATCAGCGAATTAATGGAACAGGGTAAAACAGAAGAGGAAGCGAAAAAACAAGCTCCGATTATTCTGGAAGCTCAGGAAATGTTACGTAAATGGGAAGCCGGAGATGCTGAAGTTGTCGCACTTTGGAAAAAAATGAACCAATGGGTTTATGACGGATTTGCCGTAACATACAAAAATCTGGGTGTTGATTTTGATAAAGAATACTTTGAAAGTAATACGTATCTGCTTGGAAAAGATGTTGTACAAATCGGACTTGAAAAAGGTGTTTTCTATAAAAAAGAAGACGGATCAGTATGGATCGATCTTACAGCAGACGGATTGGATGAAAAACTGGTATTGCGTTCCGATGGAACTGCGGTTTATATGACACAAGATATCGGAACTGCTATCCAACGTGTAAAAGATTTTCCTGATGTAGGCGGTATGGTTTATACCGTTGGAAATGAACAGGATTATCACTTTAAAGTGTTATTTCTGATTCTTAAAAAATTAGGGTTCGACTGGGCGGAAAGCTTATATCATTTATCATACGGGATGGTAGAGTTGCCTAGCGGAAAAATGAAATCACGTGAAGGAACTGTAGTTGATGCCGATGATCTGATGGAAGAAATGACAGATACTGCTCAGACTATTTCGGAAGAATTAGGAAAGTTGGACGGATATACGGATGCAGAAAAACAAGCATTATACCGCGTAATCGGAATGGGAGCGCTTAAATATTTTATGCTAAAAGTAGATCCGAAGAAAAGCATGTTGTTTAACCCGAAAGAATCCGTGGATTTTGCCGGAAACACAGGACCTTTTATCCAATATACCTATGCGCGTATTCAGTCGATCTTAAGAAAAGCCGATTTTAATCTGGACGAAACGCTAACGGTAACCTTACATGAAAAGGAAAAAGAACTTTTAAAACAAATCGAGTTGTATCCGGAAGTGATACAAAATGCAGCTTCGCACCATAGTCCGGCTTTGATAGCAAATTATACTTATGACCTGGTAAAAGAATATAATTCGTTCTACCAGTCGGTTTCAATACTAGGTGAAGAAGATCAAAATAAAAAAATCTTCCGTGTACAATTATCCGAAAAAGTAGGAGCAATCATCAAATCGGCTTTCGAACTTTTAGGGATTCAGGTGCCGGAGCGAATGTAA